From Triticum urartu cultivar G1812 chromosome 2, Tu2.1, whole genome shotgun sequence, a single genomic window includes:
- the LOC125536972 gene encoding CST complex subunit TEN1-like — MASSTLKPGVPITLQELEPSSEMFKQGASLRVTGILQSYDVDSAVVVIQDGSARLKIDTQNLRDISFRSNSTFQFIGELLIQPNNDAILQARVGRNVDGLDLNLYQQSLIIRRQHEAKLLSSRRP, encoded by the exons ATGGCATCTTCTACTCTAAAACCAGGTGTGCCTATTACTTTGCAAGAGCTAGAGCCCTCCTCAGAGATGTTCAAGCAAGGGGCATCCCTTCGGGTAACAGGAAT CCTTCAGTCATATGATGTGGACTCTGCAGTTGTTGTCATTCAAGATGGCAGTGCTAGACTGAAGATTGATACTCAAAACCTGAGAGACATTAGTTTCCGCAGCAATTCCACGTTCCAGTTCATCGGTGAACTCCTGATCCAGCCAAATAACGAT GCGATTCTACAAGCACGTGTGGGCAGGAATGTTGATGGACTTGACCTGAACCTTTACCAGCAGTCTTTGATCATCCGACGGCAACATGAAGCCAAACTACTGAGCTCCAGGAGGCCATGA